The DNA segment atagcacaatgtgctaaagtgcttaaggcataccggttgccgtgtgacgctgacgttccgatatggtttgatgaggtcgaaaagttgtttgcatcttttcaagtaccagcacatagccgtgtacatttgatcatgcctgcgctgactgagcgggttcgttatctgttgcgtaGCCTGAATGATGAGGAATGTACGGATTacgagactgtaaagaaggcggtactagatgaacttaagctcacgccagctgAATACTTGGggaggtttgaaaaggcatctaaacgaaaggaggaaacttgggctcagttcgcgtcccgagctagaacttatttggcctattaccttcaatctcgccatgcaaacacaaaagaagctatgacggagcttatggtcgctgaccgtatgaaagccagtctaagctcagaagcccttgaatatgttcttttgcgggagggcgaagagtggtttaagccagtggaggtggcgaaagtgctggagactttcgagcaagctaaagggaaaggacgagcaactaagccagccgcaacagcctcatTGACGCAGCaagcaaaactagctagcccgcagaggacaaatttaaaatgccacgtgtgtcatgtacagggacacctagccagagactgcccaaaagcttcaaataaagaacaacaGGGGAAGGcaccgactgtgcaaaaacaaagggtacagaaggttgctgttgtaagtgaagaacctctaccagagcaagaaagggtgcttaGCGCTAGAGTAGAAATCTTAGCTCAACATGCTAgctcagggaggtcaaagctggacctaatccctatcatgtgcggggATATAGCAACGGAAGCTGTattggacacaggtagtgagataacggtcgtcCGTAAAAGCATGTTGCCCgtcgttttacaggagccatcgggaacagtaaggctcgagtcggcattcggaaagaccattcgagctaacctagctacgctgcccgtaggcatgcatcgcccgggcgctgtgatacaaccgcagaggatcgatctggtgtgcgcggttacagacgaacttgcaaagggggttgactgcctgttgtcaaaggaagattgggaactactacaggcgcaggaaaaagacgAGTTTGGACGAGAAAGtattccgcgggtagccaattccgttgGAGTTCGATCAGTCGAAATAGTTGATAGCCCTGAGCCAGACTGCGGCCTAAGTTGTGAAGAAACGACAGACAACATCCCTGTATTGCAAGAGAATAGTTTCATTCAAGATGTCACTGGGATGCCCAGTCAGCGGGAGaaatttcgagctgctcagcttgccgatgaaagcctgaaaaaggcctgGAATGATGCGAGAAACGGTAAAGCTGGCATGTTCGTGTCAGATggacttttgtaccattgggattccttagcggggGTCAAGGtcagacaactggtcctaccagaagaaaaGCGCAATGAGGTATTGCAGCTCGCGCATGAGTCATTGTGGGGTGGACACTTAGGGCCGAAAAAGACAAAGCTCCGGATAAAGTACAGTTTCTTCTGGCCAGGAATGGAGAAGGAAATCGCTGGGCATTGTCAGacgtgccaccagtgtcaaacACGTTCAGATAGCCGTCAGAGCGATAAAGTCCCCATCACGCCGCTTACGCGACCGGAGCATCCATTTCAGGTGGTCAATGTGAACATCATTGGGCCTATTGAGGTGCCATCTGCGAGGGGCCACAAATATGCTTTGTGTCTTGTCGATCTTTGCACGAGATGGCCTGAGgtagtgccgctccgatccctgacagcaagggccacatgcgaggctttactggagATTTTCAGCcgtactggagtgccggaaacTATCTGTTCAGACCAAGGCACGAACTTTAAAGCTCAACTGACACAGCTAATGTTGGAAAAACTGGGTTGCTCACCCAGGTTCTCCACTGCTGAACACCCTGAGAGCAatggagtggttgagagatggaacagagtcctcaaaaatatgttgtatcatgtaatggagCGGGACCGAAGAAACTGGGACAAGCTcatcccatttgttctgtgggcttatcgcgaagtgccgcatgatactaccggggtggcgccgttcaggctattgtacggtagaaacccaaatgggcccctatcaatattgcagcaaacttggacgggtgagatcgcggtgccctcaactctgagagagaaacCTGCCAAGTATTTACAGCAGCTGCGGGAGCAACTAGAACTAGCCGCGAGTGTAGCTGAATTGACAAGCACCGAGCGCCAGAGCAAATATGCTGAAGTTTACAATAGGAGGGCACGGACTAAAGAATTTAAGGTCGGGGACCAAGTACTCCTCTTTGACACAGATCGGGCAACCAAGATGGCTGCCAGGTGGTTGGGTCCTTTCACAGttattgggagagagagagaacactcgTATCGCTTGCAAACAAATGACAGAAAGACTTCGGTAGTGCACGCTAACCGACTCAGGCCGTACTACGCTAGAGTGAGTCATGTGGGGGTAGTGTTCGAGGAAGACGGAGAATTTGGTGAGGTGGAATACGCGCCGCAAGCTCTATGCACTTCAGTGAGCGAGCACCCAATAACTGAAGACAAGCTAGCTCATTTGGGTTCAGATGCACGCATGGAAATCGAGGCGGTATTTGAGAAACATCGCTGCGTCTTTGACGGAAAGCCTGGGAGGGCACAAGTAGGGCGGCATCGCATCGAACTGGAGGAAGGATGTAAACCAAAGAGGACGTTTCCTTACAGAGTCCCTGAACTATTAAAGAAAGAGGTTAGTAGGCAAGTGAAAGAGCTTCTTGAGTTGGGCCTGATATATCCGGTGGAGAGCGAATTTGCACACCCGGTTGTGTGTGTTGGTAAGAAGGACGGGTCAGTGCGCATGTGCGTCGATTATAGAACGCTTAATGCCGTGACCAGAGTAGATGCCTTTCCAATGACCAATCCACGGGAGCTGATCTTCAGAGTTGGTCACTCGAATTTTATAACAGTCGTTGATCTGAGGAGAGGatactggcaggtaccgatggaACCCCAAAGCGAACATCTCACGGCATTCGTGACACATGATGGGCACTACGCATGGAAGGTAATGCCATTTGGGCTGAAAAACTCTGCGGCTACCTTTCAACGGATGGTTAATTCATTGCTGGCTGCACACCAAGCTTATGCGTCAGCATACCTAGATGACATTGCAATCTTTTCAAATACCTGGAAAGAACACCTGCAGCATGTAGACATAGTGCTTAAACTCCTAAGTGATGCTGGGCTGAAAGCCAGCTCTGAAAAATGCCAGGTAGCGCAAACTCATATCCGCTATTTGGGACACATAGTTGGCTCTGGAACTCATGCGCCAGACCCTGAGAAGATAGCTGCCATAGAAGGCCTTGTGCCACCTCACACAAAGAAGGAGTTGCGAAGTCTGTTGGGGCTTTGCGGATATTATCGGGACTATGTCTCAAACTACGCCGACGTGGCTagcccgcttacagctttgacaaggcgaggggttcctaattcaattccgtggtcggaagaagcgcagtgcgcgttcgaaagtctgaaattagctctctgtcaggctgtcgccatgaacactcctgagcctcatcagccgtactggctattcactgatgcgtcggcgacggcggccggtgcctgtttagctcaaatgtcagcggacggaaaagaaaagccgatcgcttttgctagccatcgctttaacccgacacaggcgcgctggtcgactatagaaagagaagcctttgctattatttgggcactcaagaaatttgactactggcttttcggagcagtggtgaatgttgtctctgaccataacccattgtcatatttgacaaccagcaccccgcagggggccaagttagcaagatgggcgctttcactacagcgctacaatgtaacggtgcgtcaccggaaaggaacaagtaacgccaacgctgatgcattgtcaaggctctcgaatcgttcatgggagccaaccgagtaaagagcagaaaagaaaggatagacagaaacagccatgccagctacgacaggcgtgaatgttccccttcacccgaaggacgtgtgcgtgggacagttcagccttgatggaactttcggTGGTTGTCGTCGTCCctgtgtgtgagggttataagactgtggacatactatgtatataacctgcatatgttactttgctgctgttgtgccgtgcagtgcgttggagtgttcctgtacatacatgagtgtttcttttgcatgctcactgtcatgaatgtgttgagctttcgcccttttcttttatcgctgtgagaaaattgttttttttttcgtggtccttttagttcattttcctgttccttacgggctccgcagcacccgtgttgggcagcgtatgtcaattttctttgacggaaccttcagagcctaaattttacgatacagcgccctttggctcttgtagtatagctgggcacattgtgagcccagtatactctttaggagggacgtgtaaggtcgctctgattgttcgggttcttaagtgtcacgaatcagccacgtgctttgtgcatagagagggggttcacttgcccccgtgtcaaccgggcgacagttgctgtgttatgtggggtcactggcaccgcgcggtgttgggtgacgcgtcgcggcaggtgtcaggtgggcgagtgccgattccgggaagtcggcattgtgcgcacggtgttggcagtccgccgacggtcacacgagtccacacagaccagccttgaaagggaccgctgtacaaggtattgtggctgtggctcccgagtgcctgactaattggaggcgccgccgaggttaagaagggcttagcaacgctgaccccgttccgcatgcagtgagcagggacctaatcttctacgcgtccggaacgcaatcgccagccttgttgttgggtgcggctgccggtgtggtgtcgaaggccagcttacagtgcacgctgtaggaatgcggtgcacacgtaaagagtgcattcggacgacggcgtcttggaaacgcgcactcggagaactttgtcttgtagacaataagtttgaaggacaaggagggccatcagtctcccacgcggacaaactttgagtacggccgcactacgtggtatcgatgcccctgcttccgagacatttgcggcctagacgccgttgggatttgaaacggtctagcgataacttgttcgggcctggcgtgttttgctgaccccgtcactaactacggagaaatgagagggcatcggagttttagggaagaaggaaaattgctttgttttccaatatgtttattttgaagagtaagcccatccctgtgggttgtggcttaacaaacggttgactctgattggcaactgaacctgtgggacgggccaacggccctaccgcctttttttttctttgtgtaattgggctataaaaatcgggacgacatgctgtccctcagacttggctgaaatcaggattactgatagatcagtgaggctccgtaccatgtacgttagacttggctgaaatcaggattgctgacagaccagtgagcctccgtactatgtacgttaaaacgagtctgggctctaacagtcattgagacagtcgaagagtgagactttgtttctcagttgttcaagtttgtaatgtatttgttttacctgccatgtatatagaaaagtttacgtataaatatttcttgtacatctgatctgcatcgcttcctgtctgcgtttgatcaacaactgccgatcatcgtccgagaagcttcaagttccaacggtgaagcgaggacagagaacgaacgaaactttactctaCAGATTTACAGAGCGGAAATAAATATTGTTGAAAGCAGCTTGCTTGTATGAAGAATAGCACATGCGTACGAGAGTTCTTTTTATTACAGCTCCGGGTCAACTTTGCACGCTGCGCTAGTATTCAAAGCTTCGCGACATTTGGAGCCTATAAACTCTTGCTAGTGCACAAAGAAAAACCTAACCTACATACCGATTGTCCCATGTAACTTGAGTCATACCTTAAGGATATTCATTTGCCACTTAGCTGTAGAGAACCAAAGGGATATTGTTCGCCGTCACTTGTAGATacaaaaacaactttttttttgcattccgccttaaTACACCATTAGTCCCAAATAattgatcaacttctcaaatattgtatatagatgaaaagtgtcaatgagcgAATTGTAGGGCAACGTGCAAAACTTCCAATCAAGATTCTGTTTCTCAATACATGGTACATAACAGTGTTCTTCCAAGCAGAGCGTCTCGAACGGCCCGTCGTgcggcaatttcgcgtgtatTTGCGGACTTCTTTCgcgttcggaaaaacacttttatgtagcacgtattgagcactGGGCGTAGCGCCTCCGCATTGGCGTCGCGCACACAACCGTTagggttagcagcaaagaatgtCAAAATATCGGTTTTCGCTTCTTGAGCTACCGTCGcagtcctgtgtcgctttcttgtgaagctacccgCCTCGCAAAGGGTTTCATAGGTCATAAGTATTGTTGACGgactagggcgtcctccacaatgccacatccggaatagcttggatgccttcctcttgtcgccgtGCGCCGCCCCCAGATCCAAGATCATTTTAGCCTTTTGAACATTCGTGAATGTCTCGACTGTCTTCTCGAAGATAAGGTCACTGTCGCTGTGCCGTTGAGATCTCCAGTTATTATCTGCGCACTGACGCGTCAAGCCAAAATAatttacgtaatcgacaacagcatatgctggctGCACAGGTAcgccaaaacgcattagatgCACATAGCCTGCGTAAGGTTTGTTTCTGTTGATAAAGGCAACAAAATGAACGTGAGTTCCGGGCGCACCTACTTACAGAACAAGATGAGGGCGCAAAATTCAGTCCCAAGTGCGCTGTTACAGTTTCCTGGCACCATCCCCCCACCACCCCTacggctccgctacgcttatcaatgcgtcagcggcgtgttgcCACGATGCGCggccatcacatagcgtgaagctctgtatcgagctgccgccgctagtataGCCGTGTATCTGTGTCTAGTCGCTTGGGAGCGTTTGAGTAGGGGCGCGCGAGCACGTATCTATTTCGTactttggatgtttcgcgcgATTTTGCTTTTTCTCAGAAAGATTAACGAGAcaaagctgagcacgaaacaaatgctCGAGTCTGAGGGTACTCGAGGTGCCCTGCAACTTATATGTTTGCGATTCGTAGAATAATTAATATGTTCACTCATTAAAATCAATTAATGAATACTTCGTGATGAAGAAAGTACTGGCTGTAATTACACACGACAGCGCCTAACATGCATTCGGCTCGATTTCTCTAGAGATCTTGGTTTATATTAACGTCTTgttccaagttaactgggacacctggTATAATAGACCCCACGCCTCGTGGGCATCAATTTCATGCGAAGCACTTTGCAAGTGGCCGGCTATCTAACATCGTTTGAGGTTCCGCAAAGTGTTACCGGATGGCGCTACATATTAGTGTAGACTTTTCTGTTGACAAGGGTGCCTGAATGGTTTTTCCCTCGCCACCGCTACATAAAGGGTGGGGACAACCGCGTCGTCAGCTTCTGCGTCCGCCATTGCGTGTATCATTCCCTACGGAGATCACTGTCGGCGCGCGCGTATagcatgtttttgttttgtttttttgcaacCAAAGGCATTCCGCCCAAAAGAGACTGGTGAGAATACAGATGTCTTGGCTCATAGACTGTTTTCAGGCTCAAACTACATTAAATTAGCTGTCGCAGGATGTCTCCTGTCACTTCAACTTATCACACACCTCGGTGGCCGCACGGCCTGTCAGCCGCTCCGTTTAGCTAGTTTTTATCATTGTGCGCCTGTCACCCATCTTAAACGATTTAAACATACTCTGTTTCACCGCCAATGACACGTACCCTCGTAGTTCTGACAAATCTGGACGGAGGGAGTGTCAAGGTTTGAGATCGCTCTTTTTCGCTTTAAACTGATGGAAAGTGTAAAACTGTGTTCGCATAAGCGAATCTTGAGgggtctttttgttttgtttttgtgcgaccattgagaacaaaaaaaaattcttacggaTCTTTAGAAGGGTAGAGGGGGAAATAAAGTAATAACCACGTGGCTACTCTGATAGACCTCCTGCATTTTTAAACTTCCCTTATATATAAAAGCACCCGATCGAATCAGCAGTGAACAATCACTGACGCACTCCGCCTCAGCGACGCTGTGTTTTGTATCGCTCCTACAATCTCCTCCTTGCGGAAATCAGAGCTTTTA comes from the Dermacentor variabilis isolate Ectoservices chromosome 2, ASM5094787v1, whole genome shotgun sequence genome and includes:
- the LOC142570446 gene encoding uncharacterized protein LOC142570446, producing MVFTRRTANAIEANINIDTASEQIEGQRRQELQRVGETESETSDTEMDSEAQGAAQAPSTTDPEAMAVRRLELELEKARLQLECERIALRRVELEQSGRPPSVSEGSDRRGAITDGIAQCAKVLKAYRLPCDADVPIWFDEVEKLFASFQVPAHSRVHLIMPALTERVRYLLRSLNDEECTDYETVKKAVLDELKLTPAEYLGRFEKASKRKEETWAQFASRARTYLAYYLQSRHANTKEAMTELMVADRMKASLSSEALEYVLLREGEEWFKPVEVAKVLETFEQAKGKGRATKPAATASLTQQAKLASPQRTNLKCHVCHVQGHLARDCPKASNKEQQGKAPTVQKQRVQKVAVVSEEPLPEQERVLSARVEILAQHASSGRSKLDLIPIMCGDIATEAVLDTGSEITVVRKSMLPVVLQEPSGTVRLESAFGKTIRANLATLPVGMHRPGAVIQPQRIDLVCAVTDELAKGVDCLLSKEDWELLQAQEKDEFGRESIPRVANSVGVRSVEIVDSPEPDCGLSCEETTDNIPVLQENSFIQDVTGMPSQREKFRAAQLADESLKKAWNDARNGKAGMFVSDGLLYHWDSLAGVKVRQLVLPEEKRNEVLQLAHESLWGGHLGPKKTKLRIKYSFFWPGMEKEIAGHCQTCHQCQTRSDSRQSDKVPITPLTRPEHPFQVVNVNIIGPIEETLARNAASERGYPDMHAEHAVEGNAVLKKCVDVLQRLKVNRKVCSPPHASLSGEEALIYSQVQTNFLINAILLKRTYPTRYELNCKLWKVPSTLCHMLTNPDLEDQLVLVDDGGGQGEVNDQGPRLPGFRTPHT